Proteins encoded together in one Altererythrobacter epoxidivorans window:
- a CDS encoding helix-turn-helix transcriptional regulator encodes MAAAPVPVGMTRHWGNSFGHPDWMFEGTKLSAEDLDRTFIPVIDDLRLIANLVENVGEKALLTSVIERPVVAPGGLLSRAPDLGASLKVLTAELTRTSPYFLVEFTHGDEMVGIDIATDPDVGPLGRFLELTCLFLLLRLIDSFIGHAGPGQKTRPVIAAEISGVEEGLIAEINAIAQERFVMSDQSTMLRLHTSYLDLPNPDYRNSQREELQEDPRVGQPTASASVQSLKAQIRERLRLNRRIPQMADLASERGMSVRTLARELSSKGLSLRNLTNDVRMELSAEYLASGEMSVSQVSENLGYSEASSFIRSFRKNFGTAPGEWRRGTTRARL; translated from the coding sequence ATGGCAGCTGCCCCCGTTCCGGTCGGTATGACCCGGCATTGGGGTAACAGTTTCGGGCATCCGGACTGGATGTTCGAAGGTACCAAATTATCTGCCGAGGACCTCGACAGGACATTCATCCCCGTTATCGACGATCTGAGGCTGATCGCGAACCTCGTCGAAAATGTGGGTGAGAAGGCGCTGCTGACAAGTGTTATCGAACGACCGGTCGTCGCCCCTGGCGGACTGCTCAGCCGGGCACCCGACCTTGGTGCGTCGCTCAAGGTATTGACTGCGGAACTGACCCGAACGTCGCCTTACTTCCTTGTCGAATTCACCCACGGCGATGAAATGGTCGGGATCGACATAGCAACCGATCCAGATGTCGGTCCGTTGGGACGATTCCTCGAACTCACCTGCCTCTTTCTCCTGCTGCGCCTGATCGATTCCTTCATCGGGCATGCCGGGCCGGGCCAGAAAACACGACCGGTAATTGCCGCCGAAATCAGCGGTGTAGAGGAAGGTCTGATCGCAGAGATAAACGCGATTGCACAAGAACGCTTCGTCATGAGCGATCAGTCGACGATGCTTCGGCTGCACACCAGCTATCTTGACCTGCCAAATCCCGACTACCGCAATTCGCAACGCGAAGAATTGCAAGAGGACCCGAGGGTCGGACAACCGACTGCCAGTGCCAGTGTCCAGTCGCTGAAGGCCCAGATAAGGGAGCGGCTCAGGCTGAACCGGCGGATTCCGCAGATGGCCGATTTGGCGTCGGAACGCGGCATGTCGGTGCGCACGCTGGCCCGCGAGCTGTCGTCAAAGGGCCTTTCTCTCAGGAACCTCACCAACGACGTCCGGATGGAACTGTCGGCAGAATACCTCGCGTCGGGCGAAATGTCGGTGTCCCAAGTTTCGGAGAACCTGGGCTATTCGGAAGCGTCCAGCTTCATCCGTTCGTTCCGCAAGAACTTCGGCACCGCACCGGGGGAGTGGCGTCGGGGGACGACACGGGCCAGGTTATAG
- the clpB gene encoding ATP-dependent chaperone ClpB — MNLEKFTDRAKGFLQSAQTVAIRMNHQRITPTHLLKALLEDNEGMAAGLIQRAGGQPGLAVSAVDAELAKVPAVSGSGAQSTPGLDNDAVRVLDQAEQIAEKSGDSYVTVERLLLALALSQTKAGEALKAASLTPQSLEAAINELRKGKTADSANAESAYDAMKKFARDLTEAARAGKLDPVIGRDEEIRRTIQILARRTKNNPALIGEPGTGKTAIAEGLALRIANGDVPDSLKGRTLMSLDMGALIAGAKYRGEFEERLKTVLDEVKGSDGQIILFIDEMHTLIGAGASEGSMDASNLLKPALSRGELHCIGATTLDEYQKYVEKDPALQRRFQPVFIEEPSVEDTISILRGLKEKYELHHGVNITDGAIVASAQLSNRYIQNRFLPDKAIDLMDEAASRIRMEVESKPEEIESLDRRIIQLKIEEQALSKESDDASKDRLATLRDELANLEQQSSELTTRWQNERDKIQAESKIKEDLDAARIELEQAQRDGDLAKAGELSYGRIPELEKQLEAAREQSENALLREEVTEEDIASVVSRWTGIPVDKMMEGEREKLLQMEEILGKRVIGQSQAIEAVSKAVRRARAGLQDPNRPLGSFLFLGPTGVGKTELTKALASFLFDDDQAMVRIDMSEFMEKHAVARLIGAPPGYVGYEEGGVLTEAVRRRPYQVVLFDEVEKAHNDVFNVLLQVLDDGRLTDGQGRVVDFSNTLIILTSNLGSQFLANMDDGQKVEDVEPQVMDVVRGHFRPEFLNRLDEIILFHRLGQEHMAPIVDIQVSRVQKLLKDRKITLDLTEGARKWLGRVGYDPVYGARPLKRAVQRYLQDPLADKILRGDVPDGSTVKIDEGDGELQMVVS, encoded by the coding sequence ATGAATCTCGAAAAATTCACCGACCGCGCGAAGGGTTTCCTGCAGAGCGCGCAGACCGTCGCGATCCGCATGAACCACCAGCGGATTACGCCGACGCATCTTCTCAAGGCGTTGCTCGAAGATAACGAAGGCATGGCTGCCGGGCTGATCCAGCGTGCAGGCGGCCAGCCCGGGCTGGCGGTGAGCGCCGTCGATGCCGAACTGGCCAAGGTCCCGGCAGTTTCCGGCTCGGGCGCGCAATCGACGCCTGGGCTCGACAATGATGCCGTGCGCGTGCTCGACCAGGCGGAACAAATCGCCGAGAAGTCGGGTGACAGCTATGTCACTGTCGAGCGTCTGCTGCTCGCGCTTGCGCTTTCCCAGACCAAGGCTGGCGAAGCGCTCAAGGCTGCGAGCCTGACGCCGCAATCGCTCGAAGCTGCGATCAACGAATTGCGCAAGGGCAAGACGGCCGACAGCGCCAATGCCGAGAGCGCATATGACGCGATGAAGAAATTCGCCCGCGACCTGACCGAGGCCGCGCGTGCGGGCAAGCTCGATCCGGTGATCGGCCGCGACGAGGAAATCCGCCGTACGATCCAGATCCTGGCTCGCCGTACAAAGAACAACCCTGCGCTGATTGGCGAACCGGGCACTGGCAAGACTGCCATTGCCGAAGGTCTCGCCCTGCGTATCGCCAATGGCGATGTCCCCGACAGCCTCAAGGGCCGTACGCTCATGTCGCTCGACATGGGGGCGCTGATCGCAGGTGCAAAATATCGCGGCGAATTCGAGGAACGGCTGAAGACCGTGCTCGATGAAGTGAAGGGTTCCGACGGGCAGATCATTCTGTTCATCGACGAGATGCACACCCTGATCGGTGCCGGCGCATCGGAAGGCAGCATGGACGCATCGAACCTGCTCAAGCCGGCTTTGAGCCGCGGCGAGCTGCACTGCATCGGCGCGACCACGCTCGACGAATACCAGAAATACGTCGAGAAGGACCCGGCCCTGCAGCGCCGGTTCCAGCCGGTTTTCATCGAAGAGCCGAGCGTCGAGGATACGATCAGCATCCTGCGCGGGCTAAAGGAAAAATATGAACTGCACCACGGGGTGAACATCACCGATGGCGCGATCGTAGCTTCCGCCCAGCTCTCCAATCGCTACATCCAGAACCGATTTCTCCCGGACAAGGCGATCGACCTCATGGACGAGGCGGCAAGCCGAATCCGCATGGAAGTGGAATCGAAGCCCGAGGAAATCGAAAGCCTCGACCGCCGCATCATCCAGCTCAAGATCGAAGAACAGGCTCTTTCCAAGGAAAGCGACGATGCCTCGAAGGACCGGCTCGCCACCTTGCGCGATGAGCTCGCCAATCTCGAGCAACAGTCGAGCGAGCTGACCACGCGCTGGCAGAACGAACGCGACAAGATCCAGGCCGAGAGCAAGATCAAGGAAGACCTGGATGCCGCGCGCATCGAGCTCGAACAGGCGCAGCGCGACGGCGATCTCGCGAAGGCGGGCGAGCTTTCCTATGGCCGCATCCCCGAATTGGAAAAGCAGCTCGAAGCAGCGCGCGAACAGTCCGAAAATGCGCTGCTGCGCGAAGAGGTAACCGAAGAGGATATCGCCTCCGTGGTCAGCCGCTGGACCGGCATCCCTGTCGACAAGATGATGGAAGGCGAACGCGAGAAATTGCTCCAGATGGAGGAAATCCTCGGCAAGCGGGTCATCGGCCAGAGCCAGGCGATCGAAGCGGTCTCGAAGGCCGTGCGCCGTGCTCGAGCCGGCCTGCAGGATCCGAACCGGCCGCTGGGCAGCTTCCTGTTCCTCGGCCCGACGGGTGTCGGCAAGACCGAACTGACCAAGGCGCTCGCATCCTTCCTGTTCGACGATGACCAGGCGATGGTCCGCATCGACATGAGCGAATTCATGGAGAAGCATGCGGTCGCCCGCCTGATCGGCGCGCCTCCGGGCTATGTCGGATACGAGGAAGGAGGCGTGCTGACCGAAGCCGTGCGGCGCCGGCCCTACCAGGTCGTGCTGTTCGATGAGGTCGAGAAGGCCCACAACGACGTGTTCAACGTTCTGTTGCAGGTCCTCGATGACGGTCGCCTGACCGACGGGCAGGGCAGGGTCGTGGATTTCAGCAACACGCTGATCATCCTCACTTCCAACCTCGGCAGCCAGTTCCTCGCCAATATGGACGATGGGCAGAAGGTCGAGGATGTCGAGCCGCAAGTGATGGACGTCGTACGCGGCCATTTCCGGCCCGAATTCCTGAACCGCCTGGACGAGATCATCCTGTTCCACCGCCTGGGGCAGGAGCACATGGCGCCGATCGTGGATATCCAGGTTTCGCGGGTTCAGAAGCTGCTCAAGGATCGCAAGATCACGCTCGACCTCACGGAAGGGGCGCGCAAGTGGCTCGGCCGTGTCGGCTACGATCCGGTGTATGGCGCAAGGCCGCTGAAGCGTGCCGTCCAGCGCTATTTGCAAGATCCGCTTGCCGACAAGATCCTGCGCGGCGATGTGCCGGACGGATCGACAGTGAAAATCGACGAGGGTGATGGCGAGTTGCAGATGGTCGTCAGCTGA
- a CDS encoding acyl-CoA dehydrogenase family protein — protein sequence MTAFDDWRARSPYYDESHEALAMSVRRFVEREISPNIDRWEAEGELPRDLHRKAAQAGILGLRYPEEFGGHEEGFDIFHGLVVTEELAACGAGGLGASLMTHGIGLPPVLALGSEEMKQCVAPPVLAGEKIIALGITEAGGGSDVANLRTTAVRDGDHYVVNGGKMFITSGMRADWLTCAVRTGGPGAGGISLLLIDMASEGVERTRLDKMGWRCSDTAAIHFSDVRVPAENLIGPENGGFIGIMRNFNGERLGMAMGCCAYARVAMAEAADWAQQRETFGKPLVGHQSIRIKLADMERQIEATQAWVDLCAWQVREGRDRPADFAMLKVQATRMLEAVAREAAQVLGGASYITGSKVERIYREVRVNAIGGGSEEIMLDLAGRQLFGGSR from the coding sequence ATGACTGCATTCGACGATTGGCGCGCCCGCTCACCCTATTATGACGAAAGCCACGAGGCGCTCGCGATGAGCGTTCGCCGTTTCGTCGAACGGGAAATATCCCCGAACATCGACCGTTGGGAAGCGGAGGGCGAATTGCCCCGCGACCTTCACCGCAAGGCGGCACAAGCCGGCATACTCGGCCTGCGCTATCCCGAGGAATTTGGCGGACACGAGGAAGGATTCGACATCTTCCATGGGCTGGTCGTGACCGAAGAGCTCGCCGCCTGCGGAGCTGGCGGGCTCGGCGCATCGCTGATGACGCATGGCATCGGTCTGCCGCCGGTCCTGGCGCTCGGTTCGGAAGAGATGAAGCAGTGCGTGGCCCCGCCGGTGCTCGCAGGCGAGAAGATCATCGCGCTCGGTATTACCGAGGCGGGTGGCGGATCGGACGTCGCCAATCTCAGGACGACGGCCGTTCGTGATGGCGACCACTATGTCGTCAACGGCGGCAAGATGTTCATCACTTCCGGTATGCGCGCGGACTGGCTGACCTGTGCTGTACGGACGGGCGGCCCGGGCGCTGGCGGCATTTCGCTGCTGCTGATCGACATGGCGAGCGAGGGCGTCGAGCGAACACGGCTCGACAAGATGGGCTGGCGCTGTTCGGACACCGCCGCCATCCATTTCAGCGACGTGCGCGTGCCTGCCGAAAACCTCATCGGGCCGGAGAACGGCGGCTTCATCGGGATCATGCGCAATTTCAATGGTGAGCGGCTGGGCATGGCCATGGGCTGCTGTGCCTATGCTCGCGTCGCAATGGCCGAGGCTGCCGACTGGGCGCAGCAACGCGAAACTTTCGGCAAACCGCTGGTCGGTCACCAGTCGATCCGCATCAAGCTCGCCGACATGGAACGCCAGATCGAGGCGACGCAGGCATGGGTCGATCTTTGCGCCTGGCAGGTTCGCGAGGGGCGCGACCGTCCGGCTGATTTCGCCATGCTCAAGGTGCAGGCAACGCGCATGCTCGAAGCCGTCGCGCGCGAAGCTGCGCAGGTCCTCGGCGGAGCGAGCTACATCACCGGAAGCAAGGTGGAACGGATCTATCGCGAGGTGCGGGTCAACGCGATCGGCGGCGGCAGCGAGGAAATCATGCTTGATCTTGCCGGTCGCCAGCTATTCGGCGGATCGCGCTAG
- a CDS encoding ATP-binding protein → MDTQIVIGHGANGAPVSFDIEELLATRLLVQGNSGSGKSHLLRRLLEESAGMVQQVVIDPEGDFPSLAEEFGHVVIDGSAYAPAEIEALARRIREHRASVVLDLDGLEVEQQIRCAAQFLTALFDAPREHWYPVLVVVDEAQMFAPAVAGEIAEDTRRMTLSAMTNLMCRGRKRGLAGIVATQRLAKLAKNVAAEASNFLMGRTFLDIDMVRAADLLGMERRQAERIRELERGHFLALGPAITRVPLSVKIGPVKTGNKARAEGLMALPDTAPADMEALLTSNLAAEAAKSAPPPPPPPAPRVEDVERTIASAEERQVPQPAEPADTSAVATRIEEIIFELAGEEGIAFQSASAQYQTFLTRCRRERLIGPMPDMQSFRRRFAIAGAGLGDLDEAVQSRILQLAGRVEEDLLAPFLVIAKAAHAGETQVDENELAQAYGTSSPGRIRRLLDHLERQGLIVVREDFGGDRTLMVPGLENVNAG, encoded by the coding sequence GTGGATACGCAGATCGTCATCGGACACGGCGCAAATGGCGCGCCGGTCAGCTTCGACATAGAAGAATTGCTCGCCACCCGACTGCTCGTCCAGGGCAATTCGGGTAGCGGCAAATCGCATCTGCTGCGCCGCCTGCTGGAAGAAAGCGCCGGCATGGTCCAGCAGGTCGTGATCGATCCCGAGGGCGACTTCCCTTCGCTGGCAGAGGAGTTCGGCCATGTAGTGATCGACGGGTCGGCCTATGCCCCGGCAGAGATCGAGGCGCTCGCGCGACGTATCCGCGAACACCGCGCCAGCGTGGTGCTGGATCTCGACGGGTTGGAGGTCGAACAGCAAATCCGTTGTGCCGCGCAGTTCCTGACCGCGCTGTTCGATGCCCCGCGCGAACACTGGTATCCGGTGCTGGTGGTGGTGGACGAGGCGCAGATGTTCGCGCCTGCGGTGGCGGGCGAGATTGCCGAAGACACGCGGCGCATGACGCTGTCGGCCATGACCAATTTGATGTGCCGCGGCCGCAAGCGCGGTCTGGCCGGGATCGTCGCGACGCAGCGTCTGGCGAAACTCGCGAAGAATGTCGCGGCAGAGGCGTCGAACTTCCTGATGGGCCGCACTTTCCTCGACATTGATATGGTTCGCGCCGCCGACCTGCTCGGCATGGAGCGGCGACAGGCGGAGCGCATCCGCGAACTGGAACGTGGACATTTTCTCGCTCTAGGCCCTGCGATCACGCGGGTTCCCCTGTCGGTGAAGATTGGTCCTGTGAAGACCGGTAACAAGGCGCGCGCCGAAGGCCTGATGGCCCTGCCGGACACCGCGCCCGCCGATATGGAGGCGCTGCTCACCAGCAATCTCGCGGCAGAGGCGGCGAAATCGGCGCCTCCGCCACCGCCACCTCCGGCACCGCGGGTCGAGGATGTCGAGCGGACCATTGCCTCAGCCGAAGAGCGCCAGGTTCCGCAACCGGCCGAACCGGCGGACACATCTGCCGTTGCTACGCGGATTGAAGAGATCATTTTCGAACTGGCGGGTGAGGAGGGTATCGCCTTCCAGTCGGCAAGCGCCCAGTACCAGACATTCCTGACGCGTTGCCGCCGCGAACGCCTGATCGGCCCCATGCCCGATATGCAGAGCTTTCGGCGCCGCTTTGCCATTGCCGGAGCAGGGCTGGGCGATCTGGACGAAGCGGTGCAGAGCCGCATCCTGCAGCTGGCAGGCAGGGTGGAAGAAGACCTGCTGGCGCCGTTCCTGGTCATCGCCAAGGCTGCGCACGCTGGCGAAACACAGGTCGACGAAAACGAACTTGCCCAGGCTTACGGAACCAGCTCGCCCGGACGGATCCGCCGCCTGCTCGACCACCTCGAGCGGCAGGGACTGATCGTCGTGCGGGAGGACTTCGGCGGCGACCGGACGCTGATGGTGCCGGGTCTGGAAAACGTGAACGCGGGTTGA
- a CDS encoding penicillin acylase family protein has product MKSWFARIGFALLVLVLAGFIFLASWEPFAARSSAALPERHYRAEIIRDEFGVPHIYGKTDADVAFGVAIAHAEDDFFTLQDVVAMSKGRYGAIAGEEGAAFDYAYHLLDARGTAERHYPELPADTRALFDAYAAGLNQYAAEHPEEAKLGNLFPVDGVDIAAGFALRQPFFFGLGNVIQPLVAGEPLLREYGPDIPGYPRDGSEPESTKSEQANLRHAPLPWGEDGALAGSNAFAVTPEKSGGPSVLISNSHQPWRGGVAWYELVVESEEGWHYAGANFPGSPFPFLGHNEDLGWTNTVNRPDMVDVYELDVSKEVIGNNHRLMYQFGDEWLELESEEVTLPVKIGPVVIPVERMVYRSVHGPVIKNDKGYFAIRYGGIDNLGQLDAYYRLNKAKTLDEWQTQLARMDIPSTNFIYADKAGNIAYVYNAALPDRQAGPNWRGILPGNDPELVWQGTVDFAEVPKIVNPSSGWIYNANNEPYTAAGAADDLDPADFAPELGVELKQTNRSRRAWKLLSEASLLDRKTLERIKYDTAYVREGYVDQLWDQLEALDLSNDDKLAEARDLLLEWDFTADNRGRADALALLMIKEFMSAEYQNKPEPDALEQLETSVDHLMTHFGRIDPPMSQLLRLRQPLGPNAVDLPLDGGSDTLRASTTWDVDEDGRLSVKHGDSFIMWAEWMPGERVSSRSIQPYGAATTRPGSNHYSDQAALFVQHKLKPVHFWREDVLANAKRRYVVESY; this is encoded by the coding sequence ATGAAATCGTGGTTTGCGCGGATCGGATTCGCGTTGCTTGTGCTCGTGCTGGCGGGCTTCATATTCCTGGCGAGTTGGGAACCGTTCGCTGCGCGCTCCAGCGCGGCCCTGCCTGAAAGGCATTATCGCGCAGAGATTATCCGCGACGAATTCGGCGTCCCCCACATCTATGGAAAGACCGACGCCGACGTCGCATTCGGCGTTGCGATCGCCCACGCCGAGGACGATTTCTTCACGCTGCAGGATGTCGTCGCCATGTCGAAGGGTCGCTATGGCGCCATCGCGGGCGAGGAAGGCGCTGCCTTCGACTATGCCTACCACCTGCTCGATGCGCGCGGAACGGCAGAACGCCACTATCCCGAGCTACCCGCGGATACTCGCGCCCTTTTCGATGCCTATGCCGCCGGGTTGAACCAGTATGCCGCGGAGCATCCGGAAGAAGCGAAGCTGGGCAATCTATTCCCCGTCGACGGCGTCGATATCGCGGCAGGCTTTGCCCTGCGCCAGCCGTTCTTCTTCGGCCTCGGCAACGTGATCCAGCCGCTCGTCGCAGGCGAGCCATTGCTGCGCGAATATGGCCCCGACATCCCGGGTTATCCGCGCGACGGATCGGAGCCGGAAAGCACGAAGTCCGAGCAGGCGAACCTGCGCCACGCGCCGCTGCCGTGGGGCGAGGATGGCGCGCTCGCGGGGTCTAACGCCTTTGCCGTGACGCCCGAAAAATCCGGTGGGCCGAGCGTGCTCATCTCGAATAGCCACCAGCCGTGGCGCGGCGGTGTCGCCTGGTACGAACTCGTGGTCGAGAGCGAGGAAGGCTGGCACTATGCGGGTGCAAACTTCCCCGGATCGCCCTTCCCCTTCCTCGGCCATAACGAGGACCTCGGCTGGACCAACACGGTCAACCGCCCCGACATGGTCGATGTTTACGAGCTCGACGTTTCGAAGGAGGTCATCGGCAACAATCACCGCCTGATGTACCAGTTCGGCGACGAATGGCTCGAACTGGAAAGCGAGGAGGTCACCCTCCCCGTCAAGATCGGCCCCGTAGTCATTCCGGTCGAGCGCATGGTCTATCGCAGTGTCCACGGCCCGGTGATCAAGAACGACAAGGGCTATTTCGCCATCCGTTACGGCGGCATCGACAATCTGGGCCAGCTCGACGCCTATTATCGCCTCAACAAGGCGAAGACGCTCGATGAATGGCAGACGCAGCTGGCGCGAATGGACATCCCTTCGACCAATTTCATCTACGCCGACAAGGCAGGCAACATCGCCTATGTCTATAATGCCGCCCTGCCCGACCGACAGGCCGGCCCCAACTGGCGCGGCATCCTGCCCGGCAACGACCCCGAGCTCGTATGGCAGGGTACGGTCGACTTCGCCGAGGTGCCCAAGATCGTGAACCCGTCATCGGGCTGGATCTACAACGCCAATAACGAGCCATACACCGCGGCAGGTGCCGCAGATGATCTCGACCCGGCCGATTTCGCCCCCGAACTGGGTGTCGAACTTAAGCAGACCAACAGGTCGCGCCGTGCGTGGAAACTGCTGAGCGAGGCAAGCCTGCTCGACCGCAAGACGCTGGAGCGGATCAAGTATGACACCGCCTACGTGCGCGAGGGCTATGTCGATCAGCTGTGGGACCAGCTGGAAGCGCTCGACCTGTCGAACGATGACAAGCTGGCCGAAGCTCGCGACCTCTTGCTCGAGTGGGACTTCACCGCTGACAATCGCGGCCGGGCAGATGCGCTCGCCCTGCTGATGATCAAGGAGTTCATGTCGGCCGAGTACCAGAACAAGCCCGAGCCCGATGCACTGGAACAGCTGGAAACCTCGGTCGACCATCTGATGACGCATTTCGGCCGTATCGATCCGCCAATGTCGCAATTGCTGCGCTTGCGGCAACCGCTCGGACCCAATGCGGTGGACCTGCCGCTCGATGGCGGCTCCGACACCCTACGCGCTTCGACCACATGGGATGTGGACGAGGATGGCAGGCTGTCGGTGAAGCATGGCGACAGCTTCATCATGTGGGCCGAATGGATGCCGGGCGAGCGCGTCAGCTCGCGTTCGATCCAGCCCTATGGTGCAGCAACGACGCGGCCTGGCAGCAATCATTACAGCGATCAGGCCGCACTGTTCGTGCAGCACAAGCTGAAGCCGGTTCATTTCTGGCGCGAGGATGTGCTGGCCAATGCCAAGCGCCGATATGTGGTTGAGTCTTACTGA